One stretch of Laribacter hongkongensis DSM 14985 DNA includes these proteins:
- the fdhD gene encoding formate dehydrogenase accessory sulfurtransferase FdhD: MQNFPFSGCPVPVAGEVSMAPAQRLDVVRLRDGLLVDEQDTVAAEVPVALVFNGISHAVMMCTPEDLEDFATGFSLSEGIVPDLTALYDIEVVPVVSGIEVRIELAAGCFSALKDRRRQLSGRTGCGLCGVESLQQAIRPVRPVPRQLKISQGALQAAMAGLPACQVLARETGATHAAAWCTPDGQILAVREDVGRHVALDKLIGMRARQGWSDGFVIVTSRASYEMVHKVAEVGVELLAAISAPTALAVDLAHAAGLTLAGFVRGERAVVYAGAGRLVTG, encoded by the coding sequence ATGCAGAATTTTCCTTTTTCCGGTTGTCCGGTGCCTGTCGCCGGAGAGGTGTCGATGGCACCGGCGCAGAGACTTGACGTGGTGCGGCTGCGTGATGGCCTGCTGGTGGACGAGCAGGACACCGTGGCGGCCGAGGTGCCGGTGGCACTGGTCTTCAACGGTATTTCGCATGCGGTCATGATGTGCACTCCGGAGGATCTGGAGGACTTCGCGACCGGATTCAGTCTGAGCGAGGGCATCGTTCCGGACCTGACGGCCTTGTATGACATCGAGGTGGTGCCGGTGGTGAGCGGCATTGAGGTACGGATCGAGCTGGCTGCCGGGTGTTTCAGTGCGCTGAAGGACCGGCGCCGGCAGCTGAGCGGGCGTACCGGTTGCGGACTGTGCGGTGTGGAGAGCCTGCAGCAGGCCATCCGCCCGGTCAGGCCGGTTCCCCGGCAACTGAAGATCAGTCAGGGAGCATTGCAGGCGGCGATGGCCGGCCTGCCGGCCTGCCAGGTGCTGGCGCGGGAAACCGGCGCCACACATGCCGCAGCATGGTGTACCCCGGACGGGCAGATCCTTGCCGTGCGCGAAGATGTCGGGCGGCATGTGGCGCTCGACAAGCTGATCGGTATGCGGGCGCGACAGGGATGGAGCGACGGATTCGTGATCGTGACCAGTCGTGCCAGCTACGAAATGGTTCACAAAGTTGCCGAGGTGGGGGTCGAGCTGCTGGCGGCCATCTCGGCACCGACGGCACTGGCGGTGGATCTGGCACACGCGGCGGGCCTGACGCTGGCGGGTTTCGTACGGGGTGAGCGGGCGGTGGTTTACGCCGGGGCCGGTCGTCTGGTGACGGGCTAA
- a CDS encoding DUF2971 domain-containing protein produces the protein MPIINDLNLQDVSPVPTDLDLPSTVYKYREINDRLYESITLNQIYIPAPSTFNDPFDSSKILSRTAFGEILHRNINESGMLCLCKFADNLPMWAYYGDGLKGVSIGYDLKMLLHSLKPLKPNPNEYSPRYRYVFDVQYCSGKMEPIREYGLLNNDDREIQKMYATKSTAFQHENECRIMVPASPDINGDCTWVGYGMYTHAPEAIKEIIFGIGVLNEKKQAIMEMLKNRNISFKQAIPIKENFGLTIEPLTA, from the coding sequence ATGCCGATCATTAATGACCTCAACTTGCAGGACGTCAGCCCTGTCCCTACTGACTTAGACCTGCCAAGTACCGTATACAAGTACAGAGAAATAAACGACCGGCTTTATGAATCCATAACGCTGAATCAGATATACATACCTGCCCCGTCCACCTTTAACGATCCATTTGACTCATCAAAAATTTTAAGCAGAACAGCATTTGGCGAAATTTTACATCGAAATATTAATGAATCAGGCATGCTTTGCTTATGCAAATTTGCTGACAACTTGCCTATGTGGGCATATTACGGAGATGGTCTAAAAGGCGTATCAATTGGCTACGACCTAAAGATGCTATTGCATTCCTTAAAACCATTAAAACCAAACCCTAACGAATACTCCCCTCGCTACAGATATGTTTTCGATGTTCAGTATTGCAGCGGAAAGATGGAGCCCATAAGAGAATATGGGCTGCTAAATAACGACGACCGGGAAATTCAAAAAATGTACGCAACAAAATCCACGGCATTTCAGCATGAAAATGAATGTCGCATCATGGTTCCAGCAAGCCCAGATATCAATGGAGATTGTACTTGGGTTGGATATGGAATGTATACGCATGCCCCCGAAGCCATAAAAGAAATAATTTTTGGTATAGGAGTATTGAATGAAAAAAAACAAGCTATCATGGAGATGCTAAAAAATAGAAACATATCATTCAAGCAGGCGATACCAATTAAAGAAAATTTTGGGCTGACAATAGAACCTTTAACAGCATAG
- a CDS encoding site-specific integrase, with translation MAFSLKRIPGKRDQAAFVRHISAKVDILAIRLKRRGIKLGSSEKMRESILRDLEHFESECIAEGKLFDFHEDLIPEVGNIAETLEWAANTIDLDLSDIGAVRDLELRKGLHRRSEANRAKAEVLRGNWGPFRQLKERLHSERAAEAAAKAVERLSALPEVVEPTVPEVPAYTVQEAVMAFLGEKEAGKLAPKTMSEYRTWYPELAQRIGPYRNLCDVTRDDLLAWRDKYLTGAASQATMNKQLGKVGAFFKWAYETQRGRLPVHYHNPAVRLHPQIGKSEKVADHEQRERWSDEELQVILKKAGEADYTTKWMIRIGVYTGARLNEVAQLHKDDIQITEDGIVALRIDDKHPDQRLKTRAARRVIPLGFPEAMLRAFMKEVEANGDPERVFPRLTFREAEESYSNSAGKLVNAKFLKSISKSKSYHGLRHSFMDRCKQREVYEAMIKEVVGHEIDDITSGRYGKRYGVKVLRDAIPRLVYGTSFLTPDRGEWAIRMVSFQEGPQRSLETCWTTSQDTLRHHPVRLPCPTGRARRRRTKCCEVPLTA, from the coding sequence TTGGCGTTTTCCCTCAAGAGGATTCCCGGCAAAAGGGATCAGGCGGCCTTCGTGCGTCATATATCAGCAAAGGTTGATATACTCGCTATCCGTTTGAAAAGAAGGGGAATCAAGTTGGGCAGCAGCGAGAAAATGCGTGAGAGCATCCTGAGAGACCTTGAGCATTTTGAGAGCGAATGCATCGCTGAGGGAAAGCTGTTTGATTTCCATGAGGACTTGATACCCGAGGTCGGCAACATTGCGGAAACCCTCGAATGGGCTGCGAATACGATTGATCTTGATCTGAGCGATATTGGTGCGGTACGTGACCTTGAATTACGCAAGGGCCTGCACAGGCGCTCGGAGGCCAACCGGGCGAAGGCTGAGGTACTGCGGGGGAACTGGGGGCCTTTCCGTCAACTCAAGGAACGACTGCATTCCGAGAGGGCCGCAGAGGCAGCCGCAAAGGCCGTAGAGCGGCTGTCTGCCTTGCCTGAGGTAGTTGAGCCAACCGTCCCTGAAGTGCCCGCATACACCGTTCAAGAGGCCGTAATGGCATTCCTTGGAGAGAAGGAAGCCGGGAAGCTCGCACCCAAGACAATGAGTGAGTATCGCACCTGGTATCCCGAGCTTGCCCAGCGAATCGGGCCTTACAGGAACCTGTGCGACGTTACCCGTGATGACCTCTTGGCGTGGCGTGATAAGTACCTCACAGGGGCGGCAAGTCAGGCCACGATGAACAAACAGCTAGGCAAGGTCGGGGCATTCTTCAAGTGGGCCTATGAGACCCAGAGGGGGAGGCTGCCGGTTCACTATCACAACCCGGCGGTGCGCCTGCATCCCCAGATCGGCAAGTCCGAGAAGGTGGCAGACCATGAGCAGCGTGAGCGTTGGAGTGATGAAGAATTGCAGGTCATCCTGAAGAAAGCCGGAGAGGCCGACTACACGACCAAATGGATGATTCGTATCGGGGTCTACACAGGTGCCCGCCTGAATGAGGTTGCCCAGCTTCACAAGGACGATATCCAGATCACCGAGGACGGTATTGTTGCCCTGCGGATTGATGACAAACACCCTGACCAGCGCCTGAAAACCCGAGCGGCCCGCCGAGTCATCCCGTTAGGTTTCCCCGAGGCCATGCTTCGGGCCTTCATGAAAGAAGTTGAGGCCAATGGGGACCCTGAGCGGGTCTTTCCGAGGCTGACTTTCAGGGAAGCCGAAGAGTCTTACTCGAATTCAGCGGGGAAGCTGGTCAATGCCAAATTCCTGAAGTCCATCAGCAAAAGCAAGTCTTACCACGGTCTGCGCCATTCCTTCATGGACAGGTGTAAACAGAGGGAAGTCTATGAGGCGATGATCAAGGAGGTTGTCGGCCATGAGATTGATGACATTACCAGTGGCCGCTACGGGAAACGCTATGGCGTCAAAGTGCTGAGGGATGCCATCCCAAGGCTGGTGTATGGGACTTCTTTCCTGACGCCTGACAGGGGCGAATGGGCCATCCGTATGGTCTCGTTTCAGGAGGGGCCGCAGCGGTCCCTAGAGACCTGCTGGACTACCTCGCAGGACACGCTCCGGCATCATCCAGTTCGGTTGCCATGTCCTACGGGCAGGGCTAGGCGAAGGCGTACCAAGTGCTGCGAGGTGCCGCTGACAGCATAG
- the fdnG gene encoding formate dehydrogenase-N subunit alpha — protein sequence MQVNRRQFFKICAGGVAGSSLAAMGVAPATAFADVRAYKIARATETRNTCPYCSVGCGILMYSLGDGAKNAKAEIFHIEGDPDHPVSRGALCPKGAGLLDFIHSPNRLKYPEVREAGSNEWKRISWDEAFERIARHMKADRDANFVATNADGQTVNRWTTTGFLAASASSNEAGWLTHKVIRSLGMLSIDNQARVUHGPTVASLAPSFGRGAMTNHWVDIKNADLVVIMGGNAAEAHPVGFRWVVEAKQTRGARLVVVDPRFTRSASVADYYAPIRSGTDIAFLGGVINWLISNDKINWEYVRQYTNAALLVRDDFAFNDGLFSGWDADKAKYADKSSWDYQRDENGYALRDDTLANPRCVWNLLKAHYARYTPEVVSNVTGTPQEQFLQVCEMLGECARPDKVATFLYALGWTQHSIGSQNIRTMAMIQLLLGNMGMPGGGVNALRGHSNIQGLTDLGLLSTNLPGYLNLPNEKVAGYEDYLAKSTPKEWLPGQMNYWQNTPKFFVSLMKAFYGNAATAENNWAFDWLPKWDKSYDVLQVFELMHQGKINGYMCQGFNPVASFPNKNKVIESLSKLKFLVIMDPLVTDTSTFWKNHGEQNDVKTEDIQTEVFRLPTTCFAEEEGAIVNSGRWLQWHWKGADAPGEARTDVEIMSGIYQQLKAAYAKEGGALPDPVLNLSWQYRDPHEPSAEELAKELNGKALADLPDPKDPTRFLARKGEQLSTFAHLQGDGTTASGCWIFTGSWTQAGNQMARRDNTDTGLGNTPGWSWAWPANRRIIYNRASMDRDGKPWDPARCQLKWNGEKWTGGDVADFKADEAPGSAMNPFIMQPEGMGRLFALDKMAEGPFPEHYEPFESPIGTNPLHPQVVSNPAARVFKDDRAQFGTSEKFPYVGTTYRLTEHFHYWTKNSRLNAITQPEQFVEIGEVLAREKGIAHGDTVKVSSNRGYIKAKAVVTKRIKPLTVDGKPVHHIGIPIHWGYEGVAKKGFIANTLTPFVGDANTQTPEFKTFLVNVEKA from the coding sequence ATGCAGGTAAACCGACGGCAGTTCTTCAAGATCTGCGCGGGCGGTGTTGCCGGGTCCAGCCTTGCCGCAATGGGAGTCGCTCCCGCCACGGCATTTGCTGATGTCCGCGCCTACAAGATCGCGCGCGCGACCGAAACCCGCAACACCTGTCCGTATTGTTCCGTTGGCTGTGGCATTCTGATGTACAGCCTCGGTGACGGTGCCAAAAACGCAAAGGCGGAAATCTTTCACATCGAGGGCGACCCGGACCATCCGGTCAGCCGCGGCGCACTGTGCCCCAAGGGCGCTGGCCTGCTCGACTTCATCCACAGCCCCAACCGGCTCAAGTATCCGGAAGTGCGCGAAGCCGGCAGCAACGAGTGGAAGCGCATCAGCTGGGATGAAGCCTTCGAGCGCATCGCCCGTCACATGAAGGCCGACCGCGACGCCAACTTCGTGGCCACCAACGCAGACGGCCAGACCGTCAACCGCTGGACCACCACCGGCTTTCTGGCCGCATCCGCATCTTCCAACGAGGCCGGCTGGCTGACCCACAAGGTCATCCGCAGCCTCGGCATGCTGAGCATCGACAACCAAGCACGTGTCTGACACGGCCCGACGGTGGCAAGTCTTGCCCCTTCGTTTGGCCGTGGCGCCATGACCAACCACTGGGTTGACATCAAGAATGCCGACCTCGTCGTCATCATGGGCGGCAACGCAGCCGAAGCCCACCCGGTCGGATTCCGCTGGGTTGTGGAAGCCAAGCAGACCCGCGGCGCCAGGCTCGTCGTGGTCGACCCGCGTTTCACCCGTTCCGCATCGGTGGCCGACTATTACGCCCCGATCCGTTCCGGTACCGACATCGCCTTCCTCGGCGGCGTCATCAACTGGCTGATCAGCAACGACAAGATCAACTGGGAATACGTCAGGCAGTACACCAACGCAGCCCTTCTGGTGCGTGACGACTTCGCGTTCAACGACGGCCTGTTCTCCGGCTGGGATGCCGACAAGGCCAAGTACGCCGACAAATCGAGCTGGGACTACCAGCGCGACGAAAACGGCTACGCGCTGCGCGACGACACGCTGGCCAACCCGCGCTGCGTGTGGAACCTGCTCAAGGCCCACTACGCCCGCTACACCCCGGAAGTGGTCAGCAACGTCACCGGCACCCCGCAGGAACAGTTCCTGCAGGTCTGCGAAATGCTGGGCGAATGCGCCCGGCCGGACAAGGTGGCAACCTTCCTGTATGCCCTGGGCTGGACCCAGCACTCGATCGGCTCGCAGAACATCCGCACCATGGCCATGATCCAGCTCCTGCTGGGCAACATGGGCATGCCGGGTGGCGGCGTGAACGCCCTGCGCGGCCACTCCAACATCCAGGGTCTGACCGACCTTGGCCTGCTGTCGACCAACCTGCCGGGCTACCTCAACCTGCCGAACGAAAAAGTCGCCGGCTACGAGGACTACCTGGCCAAATCGACGCCCAAGGAATGGCTGCCGGGCCAGATGAACTACTGGCAGAACACGCCGAAGTTCTTCGTCAGCCTGATGAAGGCCTTCTACGGCAACGCCGCCACTGCCGAGAACAACTGGGCGTTTGACTGGCTGCCCAAGTGGGACAAGTCCTACGACGTGCTGCAAGTGTTCGAGCTGATGCACCAGGGCAAGATCAACGGCTACATGTGCCAGGGCTTCAACCCGGTCGCCTCGTTCCCGAACAAGAACAAGGTCATCGAGTCGCTGTCGAAGCTCAAGTTCCTGGTCATCATGGACCCGCTGGTCACCGACACGTCCACTTTCTGGAAAAACCACGGCGAGCAGAACGACGTCAAGACCGAAGACATCCAGACCGAAGTCTTCCGCCTGCCGACCACCTGTTTTGCCGAGGAAGAAGGCGCCATCGTCAACTCCGGCCGCTGGCTGCAATGGCACTGGAAGGGCGCTGACGCACCGGGAGAAGCCAGGACCGACGTCGAAATCATGTCCGGCATCTACCAGCAGCTCAAGGCAGCCTACGCCAAGGAAGGCGGCGCCCTGCCCGACCCGGTGCTCAACCTGTCGTGGCAGTACCGCGACCCGCACGAGCCCAGCGCCGAAGAACTGGCCAAGGAACTCAACGGCAAGGCACTGGCCGACCTGCCGGACCCGAAGGACCCGACCAGGTTCCTCGCCCGCAAAGGCGAACAGCTGTCCACCTTCGCCCACCTGCAAGGCGACGGCACCACCGCCAGCGGCTGCTGGATCTTCACCGGCAGCTGGACCCAGGCCGGCAACCAGATGGCCCGCCGCGACAACACCGACACCGGTCTTGGCAACACGCCGGGCTGGTCGTGGGCATGGCCGGCCAACCGCCGCATCATCTACAACCGTGCCTCGATGGACCGCGACGGCAAGCCGTGGGATCCCGCCCGCTGCCAGCTCAAGTGGAACGGCGAAAAATGGACCGGTGGCGACGTGGCCGACTTCAAGGCCGACGAAGCGCCGGGCAGCGCGATGAACCCGTTCATCATGCAGCCCGAAGGCATGGGACGCCTCTTTGCGCTCGACAAGATGGCCGAAGGCCCCTTCCCCGAGCACTACGAGCCGTTTGAAAGCCCGATCGGCACCAACCCCCTGCACCCGCAGGTGGTCAGCAACCCGGCGGCCCGCGTGTTCAAGGACGACCGCGCCCAGTTCGGCACCAGCGAGAAGTTCCCGTACGTCGGTACCACCTACCGCCTGACCGAGCACTTCCACTACTGGACCAAGAACTCGCGCCTGAACGCCATCACCCAGCCCGAGCAGTTCGTCGAAATCGGCGAAGTGCTGGCCCGGGAAAAGGGCATCGCCCACGGCGACACGGTCAAGGTGTCCTCCAACCGCGGCTACATCAAGGCCAAGGCAGTGGTCACCAAGCGCATCAAGCCGCTGACGGTCGACGGCAAGCCGGTGCATCACATCGGCATTCCGATCCACTGGGGCTACGAAGGGGTGGCGAAAAAAGGCTTCATTGCCAACACGCTGACGCCGTTCGTGGGTGACGCCAACACGCA
- a CDS encoding aspartate kinase, which translates to MALIVQKYGGTSVGSTERIKNVARRVAKWKAQGHDLVIVVSAMSGETNRLLGLARDIQSSPDPRELDVIASTGEQVTIALLTMALKEIGVDAVSYTGWQMPMLTDNSFTKARIQSIAEGRMRTDLNAGRVLVVAGFQGIDEDGNITTLGRGGSDTSAVAIAAALKADECQIYTDVDGVYTTDPRVVENARRLKTITFEEMLELASLGSKVLQIRSVEFAGKYKVRLRVLSSFEEEGEGTLITFEEDENMEKAVVAGIAFDRNEARINVKGVPDKPGIAYQILGPISDANIEVDMIIQNVGDNGTTDFSFTVPRGEYQKALSILRDLQGHLGAADINGDDKIAKVSIVGVGMRSHCGIASTMFRTLAEEGINIQLISTSEIKVSVLIDEKYLELAVRVLHKAFGLDQA; encoded by the coding sequence ATGGCACTCATCGTTCAGAAGTACGGCGGTACGTCGGTGGGCTCGACAGAGCGCATCAAGAACGTCGCCCGCCGCGTCGCCAAGTGGAAGGCGCAAGGTCATGATCTGGTCATCGTCGTATCGGCGATGAGCGGAGAAACCAACCGTCTTCTTGGTCTGGCCCGCGACATCCAGTCATCCCCCGATCCGCGCGAGCTTGACGTCATTGCGTCGACCGGCGAGCAGGTCACCATTGCCCTGCTGACCATGGCATTGAAGGAAATCGGTGTGGACGCTGTCAGCTACACCGGTTGGCAGATGCCGATGCTGACGGACAATTCGTTTACCAAGGCGCGTATCCAGTCGATTGCCGAAGGCCGGATGCGTACCGACCTGAATGCTGGCCGGGTGCTGGTCGTGGCCGGCTTCCAGGGCATCGACGAGGACGGCAACATCACCACGCTGGGGCGTGGTGGCTCCGACACGTCGGCCGTGGCGATTGCTGCGGCGCTGAAGGCGGACGAGTGCCAGATCTACACCGATGTGGACGGGGTCTACACCACCGACCCGCGCGTGGTGGAAAACGCCCGCCGCCTGAAAACCATCACCTTTGAGGAAATGCTGGAACTGGCGTCGCTGGGTTCCAAGGTATTGCAGATCCGCTCGGTGGAGTTTGCCGGCAAGTACAAGGTGCGCCTGCGTGTGCTGTCCTCGTTTGAAGAGGAAGGCGAGGGTACGCTGATCACGTTTGAGGAAGATGAGAATATGGAAAAGGCCGTCGTCGCCGGTATTGCGTTCGACCGTAACGAAGCTCGCATCAATGTGAAGGGTGTGCCGGACAAGCCGGGCATTGCCTATCAGATTCTGGGGCCGATTTCGGATGCCAACATCGAAGTCGACATGATCATCCAGAACGTGGGTGACAACGGCACGACCGATTTCTCGTTTACCGTACCGCGTGGCGAGTACCAGAAGGCGCTGTCGATCCTGCGTGACCTGCAAGGCCATCTGGGTGCGGCTGACATCAATGGTGATGACAAGATTGCCAAGGTGTCGATCGTCGGGGTGGGTATGCGTTCGCATTGCGGCATTGCCAGCACCATGTTCCGTACCCTCGCGGAAGAAGGCATCAACATCCAGCTGATCTCGACTTCCGAAATCAAGGTGTCGGTGCTGATCGACGAGAAGTATCTGGAGCTGGCTGTCCGGGTGCTGCACAAGGCTTTCGGGCTGGATCAGGCCTGA